A genomic window from Klebsiella quasipneumoniae subsp. quasipneumoniae includes:
- a CDS encoding ShlB/FhaC/HecB family hemolysin secretion/activation protein, which produces MRTNTNRLAIILCLNLLTCFTAWAGIEAATVNQVEQDKARESALMPHQQQYQSSRTYAKTQTLIFPEEATCRYITKVDITSEDNAKTTALLGKIAAQAPGHCLGIDGIRLLTNALQNELITQGYITSLIDIPSQSLEGGILKITLTYGKTGHIDFAPNSAVTNLWTSMPTHTGKILRLSDLEQGMANLQRLPGTSAHMKLRPGEHIGESDIEIARVMDKQWQVGAWLDDAGSRASGRYQGGGALYLYDLSSLNDILSISAGGDVEFNQHNDGNHNGNLYYSVPFGYWSLSLYGSYSQYRQLFKGRWSSIDYKSKNRYYSATLSRLLSHTRQQKTTADLRIAKSSSHYFFGGDELHVMRKQNPVWEFTLRYQRYFNNKIVDASVGIQRSLPWLSSVPTPEEKAGLYSRHSRIVHADIQALMQFAATGDKFSWMPRFHAQFSPDRLSSDNQFNIGNRWTVRGFDGENTLSANQGWYWRNDFSWNIPTPDRQVYLGLDFGRIIGSERARQGKSLSGAVGGVRGEIASTQYDFFIGTPISKPDDFHSDAMNMGFSLQWRY; this is translated from the coding sequence ATGCGGACTAACACTAACAGACTGGCCATTATTTTGTGTTTAAATTTGCTCACCTGCTTTACCGCCTGGGCGGGTATTGAGGCCGCAACGGTAAACCAGGTTGAACAGGATAAAGCCCGTGAAAGCGCATTAATGCCCCATCAGCAGCAATACCAATCTTCTCGCACCTATGCGAAAACGCAAACCTTGATATTTCCCGAAGAAGCGACCTGTCGGTATATCACGAAAGTTGATATTACCTCCGAGGACAACGCAAAAACCACCGCCCTCCTCGGGAAGATCGCAGCCCAGGCGCCCGGCCATTGCCTCGGAATAGATGGGATTCGCCTGCTGACGAACGCCTTACAAAATGAACTGATAACGCAAGGGTATATTACTTCTCTGATCGATATCCCTTCTCAGTCACTAGAAGGGGGCATTCTCAAAATAACGCTGACTTATGGCAAAACGGGGCATATTGATTTTGCGCCGAATAGTGCCGTGACGAACCTGTGGACCTCCATGCCCACGCATACCGGTAAAATCCTGCGCCTCAGCGATCTTGAACAAGGGATGGCTAACCTGCAGCGGCTGCCTGGCACCAGCGCCCATATGAAGCTGCGGCCCGGGGAACACATTGGCGAAAGTGATATTGAAATCGCCCGGGTAATGGATAAACAGTGGCAGGTTGGCGCCTGGCTTGATGACGCAGGCAGCCGCGCCAGCGGTCGCTATCAGGGCGGCGGCGCGCTATACCTTTACGATTTATCTTCATTGAACGATATTCTTTCCATCTCGGCAGGCGGCGACGTTGAATTCAACCAGCACAACGACGGCAACCATAACGGCAATCTTTACTACTCCGTGCCTTTTGGTTACTGGTCATTGAGCCTGTACGGCTCCTACAGCCAGTACCGCCAGCTGTTTAAAGGAAGATGGTCAAGCATCGACTATAAAAGTAAAAACCGTTATTACAGCGCGACCCTTAGCCGCCTGCTTTCGCATACCCGACAACAAAAAACGACCGCCGATCTGCGCATAGCAAAGAGCAGTTCGCACTACTTTTTTGGCGGCGATGAGCTGCATGTAATGCGTAAACAAAATCCTGTCTGGGAATTTACCCTGCGCTACCAGCGCTATTTTAACAATAAAATTGTCGACGCCAGCGTAGGTATTCAGCGCAGCCTGCCGTGGCTCAGCTCCGTGCCTACGCCGGAGGAAAAAGCCGGTTTATATAGCCGCCATTCGCGCATCGTTCACGCCGATATACAGGCCTTAATGCAGTTTGCCGCAACCGGCGATAAGTTTAGCTGGATGCCGCGTTTCCATGCCCAGTTCAGCCCGGATAGATTATCTTCGGACAACCAGTTTAATATCGGCAATCGCTGGACGGTTCGCGGCTTTGATGGTGAAAATACGCTTTCGGCCAATCAAGGCTGGTACTGGCGCAATGATTTTAGCTGGAATATTCCCACCCCCGACCGGCAGGTATATCTTGGTCTTGACTTCGGCCGGATCATTGGTAGCGAGCGCGCCAGGCAAGGAAAAAGTCTTTCTGGCGCAGTCGGCGGCGTCCGCGGAGAAATAGCGTCTACGCAATATGACTTTTTTATCGGCACGCCCATCAGTAAACCTGACGACTTTCATAGCGATGCCATGAATATGGGCTTTTCATTACAGTGGAGGTATTAG
- a CDS encoding amino acid ABC transporter ATP-binding protein — protein MITLKNVSKWYGHFQVLTDCSTEVKKGEVVVVCGPSGSGKSTLIKTVNGLEPVQQGQIIVDGTVVNDKKTNLAKLRSHVGMVFQHFELFPHLSIIDNLTLAQVKVLNRDKASSRKKGLKLLERVGLAAHAEKYPAQLSGGQQQRVAIARALCMDPIAMLFDEPTSALDPEMINEVLDVMVELANEGMTMMVVTHEMGFARKVANRVIFMDEGKIVEDADKEAFFANPQSDRAKDFLAKILH, from the coding sequence ATGATTACCCTGAAAAATGTTTCAAAATGGTATGGTCACTTTCAGGTGCTGACCGATTGCTCCACGGAAGTGAAAAAAGGCGAAGTCGTGGTGGTCTGCGGGCCGTCAGGCTCCGGTAAATCCACACTGATTAAAACCGTGAACGGCCTTGAGCCGGTGCAGCAGGGGCAGATTATCGTCGATGGCACCGTGGTTAACGATAAAAAGACCAATCTTGCCAAACTGCGCTCGCATGTCGGAATGGTGTTTCAGCATTTTGAACTGTTCCCGCACCTGTCGATTATCGACAACCTGACGCTGGCGCAGGTTAAGGTGCTCAATCGTGACAAAGCGTCATCGCGCAAGAAGGGTCTCAAGCTGCTGGAGCGCGTGGGCCTGGCGGCGCATGCGGAAAAATATCCGGCGCAGCTCTCCGGCGGCCAGCAGCAGCGCGTGGCCATCGCCCGTGCGCTGTGCATGGACCCGATCGCCATGCTGTTTGATGAACCTACCTCCGCGCTCGACCCGGAGATGATCAACGAGGTACTGGACGTCATGGTGGAACTGGCCAACGAAGGGATGACTATGATGGTGGTTACCCACGAAATGGGCTTCGCCCGCAAGGTGGCCAACCGGGTGATCTTTATGGATGAAGGAAAGATTGTCGAAGACGCCGATAAAGAAGCGTTCTTCGCTAACCCACAATCCGATCGCGCCAAAGACTTCCTCGCCAAAATTCTGCACTAA
- the gltK gene encoding glutamate/aspartate ABC transporter permease GltK, translating to MYDFDWSSIVPSMPYLLAGLVITLKITVIAIVVGIVWGTLLAVMRLSSFLPLAWFAKSYVNVFRSIPLVMVLLWFYLIVPGFLQNVLGLSPKTDIRLISAMVAFSMFEAAYYSEIIRAGIQSISRGQSSAALALGMTHWQSMRLVILPQAFRAMVPLLLTQGIVLFQDTSLVYVLSLADFFRTASTIGERDGTQVEMILFAGGVYFVISLSASLLVSWLKKRTV from the coding sequence ATGTACGATTTTGACTGGAGTTCGATCGTTCCCTCCATGCCCTACCTGCTGGCGGGGCTGGTGATCACCCTGAAGATCACAGTGATCGCCATCGTGGTCGGTATCGTCTGGGGCACCCTGCTGGCGGTAATGCGCCTGTCCAGCTTTCTGCCGCTGGCCTGGTTTGCTAAATCCTACGTTAACGTGTTCCGTTCTATCCCGCTGGTGATGGTTCTGCTGTGGTTCTACCTGATTGTCCCGGGCTTCCTGCAGAACGTGTTGGGACTGTCGCCGAAAACGGATATTCGCCTGATCTCGGCGATGGTGGCGTTTTCGATGTTCGAAGCCGCCTACTACTCGGAGATTATCCGCGCCGGCATCCAGAGCATCTCCCGCGGCCAGTCGAGCGCCGCGCTGGCGCTGGGAATGACCCACTGGCAGTCGATGCGGCTGGTGATCCTGCCGCAGGCCTTCCGCGCCATGGTGCCGCTGCTGTTAACCCAGGGGATCGTCCTCTTCCAGGATACCTCGCTGGTGTATGTATTGAGCCTCGCCGACTTCTTCCGTACCGCCTCGACGATTGGCGAGCGTGACGGGACCCAGGTCGAAATGATCCTGTTCGCGGGCGGCGTCTATTTTGTGATTAGCCTCAGCGCCTCGCTGTTGGTCAGCTGGTTGAAGAAAAGGACTGTGTAA
- a CDS encoding filamentous hemagglutinin N-terminal domain-containing protein: protein MFKFKVSYVALAAALSSSVVYADPSSYTHKSGANVIDIEAPNAAGVSHNLYREFNVGPNGTILNNSASDVNHETHGNIAKNNNLTNGSASVILNEVTSNKMSNLQGFIEVNGQKADVVIANPNGISCSGCSFINTNKAVLTTGQVNLSDTGAIDSYTVTQGKITIGDKGMNASSNYAILLADAIAINGTLNAASTALSAGNFTYNNATGEIANHGKTATVMQMLIPEYSIDISNLGGIKANSISMVGNTLGLGVRNKGVISANSMLMMTSYGSLINEGAINADGLVANMVSAGDMKNKGTINSTAYATALSSLGTLNNEGTIASSKTLGVNASGDLVNAGTFRGTQMLSVASGGNLTTRYGSYIDSDGQLAVSAVNIDNGGSILGDVTNIAFSGNTLNVTGNIRANSSLTVQAKKDDNITSGKIYNKGRIEGNDVSIVTNGNLDQEGNIVGQHSLSIKGDVIDNIYYIYGDTLSIESNYLRNRATIDGNAVNITANNGILNEGQMMSSGDMTLYTQQTADITNYKTIKANGSLTMTTRYVKNGGYRCGFLNLSICNAGSLSADKLVVNSYHNYASDMGGRQQYKQAEINTIR, encoded by the coding sequence ATGTTTAAATTCAAGGTTTCATATGTTGCGCTGGCTGCAGCGCTAAGTTCATCCGTTGTTTATGCCGATCCCTCAAGCTATACGCATAAATCAGGGGCTAATGTTATTGATATCGAAGCCCCAAATGCCGCTGGCGTCTCGCATAACTTATATCGCGAATTTAACGTCGGCCCTAACGGCACCATATTAAACAATAGTGCCAGTGACGTTAATCACGAAACTCACGGTAATATCGCAAAGAATAACAATCTGACCAACGGCAGCGCTTCCGTCATTTTAAATGAAGTGACCTCCAATAAAATGAGTAACCTGCAGGGCTTTATCGAGGTTAACGGACAAAAAGCCGATGTCGTTATCGCCAACCCTAACGGCATCTCCTGCTCCGGATGCAGTTTTATTAATACTAACAAAGCAGTGCTGACGACAGGCCAGGTCAATCTGAGCGACACCGGCGCGATTGATAGCTATACGGTCACGCAGGGTAAAATCACCATCGGTGATAAAGGCATGAACGCCTCCTCAAACTATGCGATCTTGCTTGCGGATGCCATTGCGATTAACGGTACCCTTAACGCCGCCAGCACCGCCCTCAGCGCGGGTAACTTCACATATAATAACGCTACCGGAGAGATAGCAAACCATGGGAAAACGGCTACGGTCATGCAGATGCTCATACCGGAATATAGTATTGATATCAGCAATCTAGGCGGTATCAAGGCCAATAGCATCAGTATGGTGGGGAATACCTTAGGCCTCGGCGTGCGTAATAAAGGCGTTATTAGCGCAAACTCTATGCTTATGATGACGAGCTATGGTTCTCTGATTAATGAGGGCGCCATCAACGCGGACGGCCTTGTCGCTAATATGGTGTCTGCAGGGGATATGAAAAATAAAGGTACCATTAATAGCACCGCTTACGCTACGGCGTTGTCCAGTTTGGGGACATTAAACAATGAAGGCACTATTGCCAGCAGCAAAACACTTGGCGTAAATGCTAGCGGCGATCTCGTTAACGCGGGTACTTTTAGGGGAACTCAGATGCTATCCGTAGCCAGCGGGGGCAATCTCACTACTCGCTATGGGTCCTATATCGACTCTGATGGCCAGTTAGCCGTGTCCGCTGTCAATATCGATAACGGCGGTTCAATCCTGGGCGATGTCACAAACATTGCTTTCAGCGGCAATACGCTTAACGTCACCGGCAACATCCGGGCTAACTCCAGCCTGACCGTGCAAGCTAAAAAGGATGACAACATCACTTCGGGGAAGATATATAACAAAGGTCGCATTGAAGGTAACGATGTATCCATAGTGACTAACGGTAATCTGGATCAGGAAGGGAATATTGTTGGTCAACATTCCCTGTCGATTAAAGGCGATGTGATCGATAATATTTATTATATTTACGGCGACACGCTGAGCATCGAGAGTAACTACCTGCGGAACAGGGCAACGATCGACGGGAATGCTGTCAACATCACCGCGAATAACGGCATACTTAATGAGGGTCAAATGATGAGTAGCGGGGACATGACTCTGTATACGCAGCAAACCGCTGACATCACCAACTATAAAACGATTAAGGCGAATGGTTCCCTGACGATGACCACCCGGTATGTCAAAAATGGTGGCTACCGCTGCGGTTTCCTGAACCTTTCAATTTGTAATGCAGGTTCTCTTTCTGCTGATAAGTTAGTGGTCAATTCTTACCATAACTACGCCTCTGACATGGGTGGTCGCCAGCAGTATAAACAGGCAGAAATAAATACTATTCGTTGA
- a CDS encoding amino acid ABC transporter permease yields MSIDWNWGIFLQQAPFGNTTYLGWLWSGFQITVALSISAWIIAFLVGSLFGILRTVPNRLLSGIGTCYVELFRNVPLIVQFFTWYLVVPEFLPENIGMWFKSELDPNIQFFVSSMLCLGLFTAARVCEQVRAAIQSLPRGQKNAGLAMGLTLPQTYRYVLLPNAYRVIVPPMTSEMMNLVKNSAIASTIGLADMAAQAGKLLDYSAHAWESFTAITLAYVFINAVIMLIMYVVERKVRLPGNMGGK; encoded by the coding sequence ATGTCAATAGACTGGAACTGGGGGATATTCCTGCAACAGGCCCCCTTCGGCAACACTACCTACCTGGGCTGGCTGTGGAGCGGTTTTCAGATCACCGTCGCCCTCTCCATCTCGGCCTGGATCATCGCTTTTCTCGTCGGCTCGCTGTTCGGTATTTTGCGCACGGTGCCCAATCGTCTGCTCTCAGGGATTGGCACCTGCTATGTCGAACTGTTTCGCAACGTGCCGCTGATCGTGCAGTTCTTTACCTGGTACCTGGTGGTGCCGGAATTCCTGCCGGAAAATATCGGCATGTGGTTTAAATCGGAGCTGGACCCAAACATTCAGTTCTTTGTCTCCTCGATGCTGTGCCTGGGGCTGTTTACCGCCGCTCGCGTCTGCGAGCAGGTACGCGCCGCTATTCAGTCGCTGCCGCGCGGGCAAAAGAACGCCGGTCTGGCGATGGGGTTGACCCTGCCGCAAACCTACCGCTACGTGCTGCTGCCGAACGCCTATCGCGTTATCGTGCCGCCGATGACCTCGGAGATGATGAACCTGGTGAAAAACTCGGCCATCGCCTCCACCATCGGTCTGGCCGATATGGCCGCGCAGGCGGGCAAACTGCTGGACTACTCCGCTCATGCCTGGGAGTCTTTTACCGCCATCACCCTGGCCTATGTTTTCATCAACGCGGTGATTATGCTGATTATGTATGTGGTCGAGCGTAAGGTTCGCCTGCCTGGCAATATGGGAGGCAAATAA
- a CDS encoding amino acid ABC transporter substrate-binding protein, translating to MQLRKLATAMLVMGMTAGLAQAEDAAPAAGQSTLDKIAKNGVIVVGHRESSVPFSYYDNQQKVVGYSQDYSNAIVDAIKKKLNKPDLQVKLIPVTSQNRIPLLQNGTFDFECGSTTNNLERQKQAAFSDTIFVVGTRLLVKKGGPIKDFPDLKDKAVVVTSGTTSEILLHKLNDEKKMNMRIISAKDHGDSFRTLESGRAVAFMMDDALLAGERAKAKKPDNWEIVGTAQSKEAYGCMLRKDDPAFKALVDETVAQAQTSGEAAKWFDKWFKNPIPPKNLNLNFELSDDMKALFKSPNDKALN from the coding sequence ATGCAATTACGTAAACTGGCCACGGCAATGCTGGTAATGGGAATGACCGCTGGTCTGGCGCAGGCGGAAGATGCTGCCCCGGCGGCTGGCCAGAGCACTCTGGATAAGATCGCGAAAAATGGCGTTATCGTTGTCGGCCATCGCGAATCTTCCGTCCCTTTCTCTTACTACGATAACCAACAGAAGGTTGTGGGTTACTCTCAGGACTACTCCAACGCCATCGTCGATGCCATCAAGAAAAAACTGAACAAACCCGATCTGCAGGTCAAACTGATCCCGGTTACCTCGCAGAATCGTATCCCGCTGCTGCAGAATGGCACCTTTGATTTCGAGTGCGGCTCAACCACCAACAACCTCGAGCGCCAGAAGCAGGCGGCCTTCTCCGATACTATCTTCGTCGTCGGCACTCGTCTGCTGGTGAAGAAAGGCGGCCCGATCAAAGATTTCCCGGACCTGAAGGATAAGGCGGTCGTTGTCACCTCCGGGACCACCTCAGAGATCCTGCTGCATAAGCTGAACGATGAGAAAAAAATGAATATGCGCATCATCAGCGCCAAAGATCATGGCGACTCTTTCCGCACCCTGGAGAGCGGACGCGCGGTGGCCTTTATGATGGATGACGCTCTGCTGGCCGGCGAACGCGCCAAGGCGAAGAAACCGGATAACTGGGAAATCGTCGGCACCGCGCAGTCGAAAGAAGCCTATGGCTGCATGCTGCGTAAGGACGATCCGGCCTTCAAGGCGCTGGTCGATGAAACCGTTGCCCAGGCCCAGACCTCTGGCGAAGCGGCGAAGTGGTTCGATAAATGGTTCAAAAACCCGATTCCGCCAAAAAATCTTAACCTGAACTTCGAGCTGTCGGACGACATGAAAGCGCTGTTCAAATCACCTAATGACAAAGCACTGAACTAA